The Nonlabens sp. Hel1_33_55 genome contains the following window.
GGTAGTTCACGGGAACTGAATAATCAGGCGCAGCAAAATCTACTGTAGTTTCAAAAATCAAAGCAGTCTCTGCATCAAGACCATCAAGGCCATCAAATCCTGCAGGTCCTTGATCGCCTTCACACGATGCAAATCCCACGGCTATAGCTAGAAGTAAAATTATTTTTTTCATAATGTAGTATTTTAGGTATTTGAGAGTTCAATAAGTATGCCTAAATTAAGATCTATGAAAACCTACGTTATTCTATTTATACTTTATTTGGCAAACTTGAATCTGGCCAATGCCCAAGAATTTGAAGCGGATAGCTTGATGGCAATTGGAAATTATCGGGAAGCACTTAATTCATACAACAATGAGGAATTATCTGCCACAGTCGCCTTTAAAAAAGCTCGAGTTTATGTTGCTTTGGGAGATTCTGACAAAGCCATCGAGTCTTATAAAGAAGGATTAGAGTTGGAGCCAGAAGCCATACGACCCAGGTTCGAATTGGGTAGATTGTATTTAGGAGGTAGTGATTTTATTAAAGGCTTGTTGATTTTTGGCGAACTCAATGAAGAGTTTCCTGAAAATCCTACCTATCTCTTTTTTAAAGGACAAGGCTTGGAGAAGTTAAATTCTGAGAAACCAGCGATGGATGCTTATGAAAATGTCCTTAAAATGGATCCTGATTATCGCCGTGCAAGAGTGGAACTAGTTCCCTTATTAATCAAGAAAAGTGAAACGGCTCTTGCTATAAAATATAGCCAGGAAGTACTGGATGAAAACCCTAACGATATCAAATTCAATAGCCTCATTGCACAGGCTTACTATTTTGCAAAGATCTATTCAAAAGCTATCGTTCATCTAGAGCGACTTTTTGAAATAGGAAATGACACAGAGTTCAATCGCAGGACGCTCGCAATAAGTTATGTACAAGATGGCCAATGGGAAAAAGGAATTGAAAACATTGATATCTTCTTAAAGCAATACAATCCCAAGGATGTTGACCTATACTTTTTAAAATCAAAGGCGCACCTTAGGTTACAGCAATATGATGAAGCACAGGACGCTATTGAATATTCCATACTATACAAAAGACCTTCCATAGCTCAAGAATATCTTCAAATGGCGTCGATAATGGCAGCTAGAGAAGATTTTAAAGGTACTTTTGAAACGATGCAATTAGCTGTCAAAGAAAATACGGAAGACGATATCGCCGCTTACCAGTTGGTGGTAGCAGCAGACCGCTATTTTAAGGATAAGAAATCTATTCTAAAATACTATGAACGCTTTATCGATAAATTTGGAACATCAAGCGATTATGCAGAGATTGCTGTAGCCCGAGCCAATGACCTCAAGAAGGAAATCTTCATGAACGTGGAAGAGTGATAAAGACAATCAAACATATCATTAGGTATTCAACTTTATTCTGCATCGCAGCTGGAATAACGGCATGTAAATCAGATTTAGAGAAGGATCAAGAAGCTGCGCAGATTGCGGCGGACCGATTTAATCAAGTGGATACCACCATGGTTGATATGTATCCACAATTTAAGGGCTGCGATGAGCTTTCATCCACATCAGAATGTTTCTATTCAAATCTGCATGAATTAATCAAGTTGAGACTTGCTAAAGACACCTTATCAATGGAGATCAAAGCAAAGGATAGTCTAGTGGCTCAGTTCACGGTTAGCAAACAAGGCAATATATCCTATGACAGCATTTCTCACTGCGCGGTGTATCTGGACAAGAAATATCTCGATTCTGTTTTGCAAAAAAAGCTTAAGGATCTTCCCAAAATCGATAGTGCCTTAAAACAAGGCACACCAGTATCATCTACTTTTTTAGTTCCTATTGTAGTACAACCAGTTGCTCCTAAGGTTGGTCAATAGTTCTACCATGCCACTTAATATCCCGCAAGCTGCGCAAGGCAATAGCTACCACTACCACTGGATATATAAAAAACTGAATAAAAAAGTACTTCGCCCAATCAGATGGCAATAACTGATTGCCTACAACCAAGACTAAAGCATCAGTAAAGAATTTTATAACCACAGCGATAATGCCAAGCTTCATGGATATCAAGTCAAACCATACCAAAACTGGAATACATAGAATCAGTAGGTTCATGAGAAGAACATGAGCACCCATTAATTTGTTCAACAGGCTTTTGGTATGCCTGCCTTTACGGGACCAGCGAGCTCGCTGCTCAATCATTTCTCTCCAGGAAGTTTTTGTTGGAGTGGTGACGATAGCATTTTCATTTTTAAGGTAATGGCATTGAAGAACATCTTCGGCGGCCAGTTTTTCTAAGAGAAATACATCATCTCCACTGGATAAATGTGTGTTCCCAGCATATCCATCAACCAGTTCAAAGCCCTTTTTTGAAAAAGATAGATTCGCTCCATTGCTCATAAAAGGTTGGCGCATGGCAAATGATCCTGCCGTTACAGCTTGTAAAGCCATCATTTCCAATTGCTGGATGGCAGCTATAAAACCAGAGCCAGATAATTGTACCGGTCCAGCTACAAGTAGTGCATCAGCATATTTTTGATAGTGGTCATCGTATGCTAATAGCCAGTTGCTTGGTAAAATACAATCGGCATCTGTGGTGATGATATGATTGAATTTACAACAGGAAATGGCAGCGGTGATGCCATCTTTTTTGGCACTGGCGCTATGCTTTGGACGCTCTAAAAGCTGCACCTGAATCAACGGATTCTCATCCTTAAATTTTTGAATAAGTGATTCACTACCATCACTGGAATCATCATTTATAAACAGCCACTCACATAAATCCTTGGGATAATTTAAATTCTTGATGGATTGGAGCAGAGCAGGCAATGCAGTCATCTCATTACGATAAACAATGACAATAGAGAAACAATGCTGATGGTTTGTTCGCTTTCGCGAAAGCGAATTAGGAACATACTTCAATGCTGGCATCGCTAATCCCAACAGGATCAAACAGTATCCAAAAGTGATAAGCAATACCACAAAACTCATGAAACAACCATTTTTTGCAACCTTGGGAAAGGTATAAGTAGGCTACCCAAAACTACAGGTAATACGGTGTTGTTTAACCAAATGACAGCCACGATCGCAGTCATGGTTTCCATGGGAATATCTAATGATGTAGTAAAAAAACTGGCGACACTCCACTTTATCGCGAGATCAAAAATCTGAATGCTGGGAATGATGCTAACTGCGAGATACATGGTGGTAATCATTGCCAAAACAAGCATTGAACTTGCAATACTAGAGAATGACAGCAGCAACACCCACGAACTAGAAAACAATATATATCGACCTGCAGAAAACAATAATGTTCTGAATACAGGAAAATTTAGTATAAGTCGTTTGAGAAAAAATGGCGCTAAAACAGCAGCTATCAACAAAATCATGCTGCCGCAGATAAGCATCCAAAAAGGTTCACCAGATAGATACCACCATCCTAATAGACCAAATATTGTGGTGATTATCATTTGGCTTGCGTTTCCAAAAGCAACTGCCTTAAGAATATTTTTCCGATGCTGTTTTTCAAAGTAGGAAGCCTTTAAGGCAAACTCGCCAGCACGCAAAGGTGTTAGGAAACTTGCGGCTTGACTGGTAAAGTTTTGGTACAGACTTCTGGAAAAAGATATTCGTTCAATTTCTTTAACTAGCACTTGCCATTTTGTGCTTTCTACCATCCAGCTGGAGAGAGAAAACATAGGCAGCAATAACCAAAAATAGAATGGAAGCGAACTAAAAAAGGATACGGTTTGTTCCCATGAAAAGTCAGCAATGGAAATGTACCAAATGATATAGCCTATTGATAATAAGGCCACGCCTATCTTGCAGGCCTGCCATAGTAATTGCTTAGATTTGTGGGAAGCAGCTATCACGGCTGGAAATTACAACAATTGGCAAAAGAACGTATCATTCTAGGCATTGATCCAGGAACCGCAATTATGGGATTTGGAATTATTAAAGTGACTGGAAAAACCATGTCCTTTATCCAGATGAATGAGCTGGATTTACGCAAGGTTACGGATCCGTACATCAAACTGCGCAAGATTTTTGAACGAACTTTAGAGTTGATCGACACACATCATCCTGATGAAATTGCGCTGGAAGCACCCTTTTTTGGAAAGAATGTTCAATCCATGCTCAAATTGGGACGTGCCCAAGGCGTCGCCATGGCTGCTGGACTTTCCAGAGATATTCCAGTAACAGAATATGCGCCGCGTCGCATCAAACAATCCATTACAGGAAAAGGAACCGCTAGTAAGGAACAGGTTGCTATGATGCTTAAAAGCACACTTAATTTGAAAGAACTACCCAAGAATCTAGACATGACAGATGGCCTTGCAGCAGCAGTGTGTCATTTCTATTCCAGTGGTAGGGTTGAGGTAGGCAAAAGTTATTCAGGCTGGGCTGCGTTTGTCAAGCAAAATGAAAAGCGTGTTAAAAAGTAGTCCAGCGAGCTTTCAATCTTTAGTTTTATAAAAATTGTCAATTAGCTATTAGCGCTACAACGAAATAACCCATATTCCATGACCAACTGCCTTATCATATTTACACGCAACCCAGAACTGGGAAAAGGAAAACGACGACTAGCCGCAACTCTAGGCGACGAAAAAGCGCTGGAGATCTATAAATTCTTACTGGAACATACCCGGGCGATCACAAAGAATATCTATGGCGTTAAACAAGTCTGGTACAGTGAGCGAGTGCATCAAGATGACGATTGGGATAATCTTGCTTATGAGAAATACCAACAAAAAGGTGAAGATCTAGGAGCAAGGATGAGGTTTGCTTTTGAACAGGCACTAGAGAAACATGAAAGCGTGATCATTATAGGATCTGATATGTATGACTTGAGTGCTTTGGAAATTGATGATGCTTTCAAAAAGCTCAATGAAAATGATGCGATTATAGGTCCTGCGACTGATGGTGGTTATTATCTTTTGGGTTTCAAGAATAAAATCCCACAAGGAATTTTTGAGAATAAAGAATGGGGAACCTCTACAGTCCTAGAGGAAACACTTAAAGATTTAAGAGGTCTGGATTACGTCACGCTAGAAGAACGTAACGATGTTGATACAGAAGAGGATATCAAAGATCATCCTGATTTTCAAATACTATTAAATTAAAATTATGCTAAGCAGAAAATTACTGAACAACTCTATAGATTACCTTAAACAACAAGGTTTTGAAAACCCTGAAGTAGGTATTGTATTGGGAACTGGTTTAGGCCAATTGGTGGATCAGATCGAGAACCAAAAAGTAGCTCACTACAACAATATACCATCCTTTCCACTCGCGACTGTTGAGTTTCATACGGGTAAATTGATCTATGGAGATCTAGGTGGTAAAAAAGTGGTGGTCATGCAAGGTCGATTCCACCTGTATGAAGGTTATGATTTTATGGACATCACTTACCCTATACGTGTTATGCATGGTTTGGGAATAAACAATCTTTTGGTGTCAAATGCTGCTGGAGCGGTCAACCTAGAGATGAAAAAAGGGGAACTCATGTTGCTTGACGATCATATTAATTTGCAAGGTGGCAGCCCGCTGGCGTTGAAAAACATTGGTGAATTCGGTGATCGTTTTACAGACATGAGTGCTCCATACGATGCCACTATGAATGCTACTTTGAAGAAGTTGGCTAAGGAAAATGATATAAAACTTCATGAAGGCGTGTATGCTAGTGTTGTTGGACCGCAACTGGAAACCCGCGCAGAATATCGCATGCTCAAAATATTGGGTGCAGACGCTGTAGGTATGAGTACCGTTCCAGAAATCATCGTTGCAAACCATTTGAAACTTCCCGTGATTGCGGTAAGCGTTCTTACGGACGAGTGCGATCCTGATAACTTGCAACCTATAAGCGTTCCAGAGATCATCGAGATTGCTGGAAAAGCAGAGCCAAAACTGGTGCAATTATTCAAGAAACTGATCGAGACGCTGTAGTGTTATTCTGTTGTTAAGCCATGCAGTATTGCCTGTCGATACCGCTACTTTTATGTGAAATTTGAAAGTGGTAATGATTCCGCTTTCGCGAAAGCGAACTACACTATGAAAAAGATTGCATATTTATTAGCCGTATTATTAATCGCAGCATCCTGCGTGAGTTCTGGTGGATTACACTACGACTCGTTGCAAAATGGCGAAAAAATAGAAACTTCCAGAGCCCAGTTGGATCACTCCAATTATGATGCGTTGCTCAAGAAATACGTAAACGAGGCAGGTTTTGTTGATTATAAAGGACTGGCTACAGAGCAGGCAAAACTTAAATCATACCTGACTTATTTGAGTACTAATCCGCCACGAAAGGATTGGGAGACTGGTGAGCAGTTTGCCTATTATATCAATTTATACAATGCTTCAACATTAGATTTGATTATTGACAATGACATGCCAGGAAGCATTCAGGATATCAAAGGGCCTTTTGGTCAGGTTTGGATCAAGAAATTTATTAATGTTAATGGAGATGAATACTCGCTAGCAGATATTGAGAAGAGCGTTCTTCAAAAAATGGGAGATCCTAGAATACACTTTGCTATTAATTGCGCCAGTTATTCATGTCCTAAACTATTGAGAACAGCTTATACCGGTAAAAATGTTGATGAACTTATGGAGCGTGCAGCGACTGAATTTGTGAATTCTGACAAAAATGATTTGAGTGAATCCAGCAATCCCAAATTGAGCAGCATCTTTAAATTCTATACCAGTGATTTTACATCTAATGGTATGACGCTAGTAGAATATGTGAATCAGTATGCAAACAATAAAATTGATGCTGGAGCAAACGTTACTTACAAGGATTATGACTGGTCCCTTAATAAACAGTAGAAAATATTAAAACTATACTGAACTGCTCATCGTATATTTAACCCTATGATGAGCATTATTATTCCTGTGTTAAACGAACAGCACGGGATTTTTAATTTGTTGGAACTACTCAATGATCGTGCTAATGATCCCAATGCGCTGGAATTCATCGTTGTGGATGGTGGTAGTATCGATAATACCATCAAAGAAGTCAACAGATTCTCAAAGAAATTCCCAGAACTTGATGTCAAGGCAGTAGAGTCTGAAAAAGGTCGTGGTGTGCAATTGCACAACGGTGCACTAGCTGCATCGCATGATCTGTTCTATTTCCTTCATGCAGATTCTCATCCACCTAAGGGTTTTGATTCTCATATTTATAAAGCAGTGGCTTCTGGTGAACCTGCTGGATGTTTCCGCATGCGATTTAGGAGCTGGCACTGGTGGTTGATTATCATAGGTTGGTTCTCCAGATTTAGCTGGAAGGCTAGTCGTGGCGGTGATCAAAGCCAATACATCACCCGAGAGTTATATCATCTAATAGGTGGTTATGATACCACAGTTCCTATTTATGAGGATTATTTGTTGATCAACAAATTATATGAAATCGATACCTATCATGTGATCCAGAAATGGCTCACTACAAGCGCGAGGCGCTATGAAGAAGTAGGTGTTTATAAACTACAGTGGTTCTACATCACCATCTATTGGAAAAAGCGTCACGGTGCCAGTATCGACGAGATCTATGAGTACTATCTCAAATGGTGTGGTGTGCCACAGGAGTCTGTGGAGCGCGTCACCAAATAAGATTATTTTTCACCAGTCCACTCTGCATAGAACTGTACTAGAAATCGTTCCATAAACTCGTGTCTCTCTTGAGCGAGTTGCTTGCCAGTTTCTGTATTCATTCGATCTTTGAGAAGCAAAAGCTTTTCGTAAAAGTGATTTATAGTAGGTGAATTACTTTTCTTATAAGTATCCACGTCCATATTCAAATCAGGTTGGATCGCTGGATCGTAAATAGGCCTATTCTTAAAACCGCCATAATTGAAAGTACGAGCAATACCTATGGCGCCTAGTGCGTCCAATCTATCCGCATCCTGAACAATGTCAAGTTCCAGACTTTTGAACTTCTGATTCACATTACCACCTTTGAAGGATATGTTTTCAATGATTTTGACCACATGATTGATGATGTCAGAATCTACATTTTCGCTAGCCAAAAATTCTCTTGCCACTCTGGGACCAACGGTTTCATCACCATCGTGGAATTTGGAATCAGCTATATCGTGGAGTAGTGCGCCTAGTTCTACGACCAATAGATCAGCACCTTCTTCTTTACTGGCGATGAGTTTTGAGTTCTTCCATACACGCTCGATATGAAACCAATCGTGGCCGCCTTCAGCATTTTTGAGCTGTTGTTTTACAAATGTGATGGTAGTTGAGATGATGGGTTGCATAAAATTTTATTTTTTAACAGCTTCCATCTTCACGTAATAATCAATATCAACAGCTATATCGGCGTCTTTGCCATAAAGGTCTAAGGCTTGAAAATTTGTGGTGGGATTAATGCGTTGGTTTTCACCGTCTACTTCAATCTCCACAGGCATGTCAAAACCGTCTACTACATTGTTCCATCGATACGCGATACCGGTATCTGTTGCTTTGACCTCTAATATGGGAATACGAACATCCCGCAAATACTGATCAAAGATCTTGCTTAAATCCATCCCGCTCTCTTGCGATAAGAAGTTTTCAATCTGATCAGTGGTTACAGTTTGATGATAAAACTCTTTGTTGAGTCCGCGTAGAATCTGACGCCATTTCTCGTCGTCGTTCACTAGTTGGCGTATGGTGTGCAACATATTAGCGCCTTTATAATACATATCGCCGCTGCCTTCGCTATTCACGTTGTATGTGCCAATGATTGGAGCTCTATTTGCAATACTATTGCGTGTGCCTATCACGTATTCTGCGCTTGCTTCTTTGCCATAGTAATAGTCCAAAAACAAGTTTTCAGAATATGCGGTGAAGCTCTCGTGAATCCACATGTCTGCAATATCCTTGTTGGTGATGTTATTAGCAAACCATTCGTGTCCTGCTTCGTGAATGATGATAAAGTCAAATTTCATTCCCCAACCGGTACCCGATAAATCACGACCTAAATAACCGTTTTCAAAGTTGTTCCCATAGGTTACTGAGCTCTGGTGCTCCATTCCCAAATAAGGAACTTCAACCAATTTAAAACTGTCTTCATAAAATGGATAAGGTCCAAACCAATGCTCAAACGCTTCCATCATTCTGGGCGCATCCTTGAATTGTTTTTTGGCTTTTTCTAGATTGTAGGAGAGCACATAATAATCCATATCGAGATCGCCTTTCTCACCTTTATAAACTTCAGAGAAATTGACGTAGTCGCCTATGTTGATGTTAACGCCGTAATTATTGATCGGGTTCTCCACTTGCCAAACGTATGTTGTTGTTCCATCAAGCAATGGTACGATTCCTTTCAATCTACCATTTGATACATTCATCAATTTATTAGGAACGTTTACCGCGATGCGCATACTATCCACTTCCTGATACATGTGATCCTTATTGGGCCACCAGACACTGGCGCCTAATCCTTGGTTGGATGTTGCTATAAAATGATTACCGTTCTTATCCTTTTTCCAAGAAAAACCACCATCCCAAGGAGCATTGCGAGCTTCTCTAGGCGTTCCTTCATAAAAGATCTCAACGCTATTGATAGAGTCTTTAATTTGCTCATCCACTAGTTGGACAAAATGCGCGTTGCCGTCATGCTCTACATCTAGTTCTTTGCCATTTTGAACGGCTTTCAAAATTGTCATTGGCTCTTGAAGATCCACTTGCAATGTCTGATAAGGTTCCAAAACTTGATAGTGAATAATATTAGATCCAGAGATAAATTTTTCATCTGGTTCCACTTTTACTTCTAAATCGTAATACGTAATATCCCACCAAGCTCGTTCTGGTGTAATAGAGCCGCGTAAGGTATCTTGGTGTGTAAAATTGTTTTTATTGGAAAGCACCTGAGCATTCAAGCCACTTGCAGCAAAAAATATACAGATGATTAATATGTAAAATGTTTTCATTTTCAGATTTATCTTTTTCAAAAGCTACTATGGATTTGATGAACAATATATTAGAATTTGATATTTAAAGAAGTGCTCGAATACGATCAAACAAACATCTTCAATAGATCCTAACCTTAAAGCGATTTATAAGCATCACTTACGGTTTGCTGTGCCAGTTTTTCCTGCGGCGTGAATCGCTTGACAAAACCACGTCTACCTGTTTCGGAATGGTGTTTCCAGAGAAAACCACCGGCAAACCAGTCCTGTTTCCAGACCAAATCATATTGCGCCTGCAGCAAATGCATCTGGGCTTCTTCATTGCTTTCTCGAGTCTCATCGGCAGTTAGCCATGGCTCTTTACCTGCATAATCTGCACTTACATATCCATATTCTGCAAAAAGGATTTTTTTATTATGCTTTCGCGAAAGCGTGCTCAGTTCATCCATCCATTTTTTCCATCCAGCCATCGCGGTCTCCACATCAGGTGTTTTTTGATCACTTATGGGAAAATAGGCATCAACACCTATATAATCCAGTTGATCCCAAAAGGGTTCGTTCTTGTAGCTGTCCCAATTGCCGGCATAGGTGAGTTTTCCTTTATAGATGGAGCGAATCTTTGTGATCAGATTACTCCAGTATTCTGGGCGAGCGGCGACGAAAGATTCCAACTCTGTACCTATGCAAAATATTTCAGTATTGGTTTCTTGGGCGACTTTGGCAAAGTCTAAAATGAAAGGTTCGTAAGTGTCTTCAAGGATTTTCCATTCCGTATCACTACGTAGCTGAATGGTGCCCGTGTAATTACCACGACCTATCCAGATCTGTGGCTTGAGCATCACCTTGAGTCCATTTCTGTGAAAGGTCTCGATGCTTTGAATGGTGCCATCAATACGTTCCCCATACCACTGACGGTCGCTGTTGTGATTGATCGCTGGATTTTCCAGATCGCGCATGAATCCGTAGGGATGAACGGCTACAAAATTTGCATTGTAATTCTTGATGGGCTGGACCACCTCGTCAGTCATCTCGCCGCGCATGGCAACAAAGGACACTCCTTTAATAAGGTCAGGTACTTCAGCAACTTCCTGCTTTTCTGGTTGAGCATTGCAGGATGTAAGTAGAATTCCCAATAGGCATAGTGAGATTAGATTTTTCATGATGCTTGATTGGAAGTTGTATTGCTTTTGATCCACTCGCTTATTTGGTTAGTGTTTAGTTTGCCTTCTGCATCCTGAATGGTGAAGTCGTATTTCAGGTTTCTAGCTCCTTTGATCTTATAACTTTTATTGAAAAGTAAGGATCTCATCAACACCCAACCATTACATTTATTTCCATCAATCATAGGTTTATTAATGAGCATGCTTTCTAAAATAGTGGCACTTTTTTCTACAATCCAAGAGTTTAATTTTAGCAGGTTATCAATTAGAATCATTGCGCCAGTCTCTTGAATAGATTTTCGTTCTCCTTCATGATGCGATCAGCATTTTTGAAAAGATCGATATGTTTTTTACTATCTAAACCTCCATTCAAGACTTTCAAAGCTTGTTTGAGAACTTTGTCATCCTCAACACTATCAATTCTTCTTTTAATTCTTGCGTGTTCATCAGACTTCTTTTAATAAAATTACTCAAAACAAACTACTTACCATTCAAAGCCCAGTCATAATTCATGTAATCAACGGTAAAACCGTTAGGTATCATGTCTTCACGATAGGTATTTATATATTCTATTAAGGTTTTGTTCTTTGTAAAGTCTGATTTGTACCAGTCAAAAATCTTTGAGGCGTACACTTTTTTCTCATGCATATCAAGCTTAACCAAGTTTGGATTATTCACTGCCGCT
Protein-coding sequences here:
- a CDS encoding tetratricopeptide repeat protein, giving the protein MKTYVILFILYLANLNLANAQEFEADSLMAIGNYREALNSYNNEELSATVAFKKARVYVALGDSDKAIESYKEGLELEPEAIRPRFELGRLYLGGSDFIKGLLIFGELNEEFPENPTYLFFKGQGLEKLNSEKPAMDAYENVLKMDPDYRRARVELVPLLIKKSETALAIKYSQEVLDENPNDIKFNSLIAQAYYFAKIYSKAIVHLERLFEIGNDTEFNRRTLAISYVQDGQWEKGIENIDIFLKQYNPKDVDLYFLKSKAHLRLQQYDEAQDAIEYSILYKRPSIAQEYLQMASIMAAREDFKGTFETMQLAVKENTEDDIAAYQLVVAADRYFKDKKSILKYYERFIDKFGTSSDYAEIAVARANDLKKEIFMNVEE
- a CDS encoding glycosyltransferase, which gives rise to MSFVVLLITFGYCLILLGLAMPALKYVPNSLSRKRTNHQHCFSIVIVYRNEMTALPALLQSIKNLNYPKDLCEWLFINDDSSDGSESLIQKFKDENPLIQVQLLERPKHSASAKKDGITAAISCCKFNHIITTDADCILPSNWLLAYDDHYQKYADALLVAGPVQLSGSGFIAAIQQLEMMALQAVTAGSFAMRQPFMSNGANLSFSKKGFELVDGYAGNTHLSSGDDVFLLEKLAAEDVLQCHYLKNENAIVTTPTKTSWREMIEQRARWSRKGRHTKSLLNKLMGAHVLLMNLLILCIPVLVWFDLISMKLGIIAVVIKFFTDALVLVVGNQLLPSDWAKYFFIQFFIYPVVVVAIALRSLRDIKWHGRTIDQP
- a CDS encoding lysylphosphatidylglycerol synthase domain-containing protein, whose amino-acid sequence is MIAASHKSKQLLWQACKIGVALLSIGYIIWYISIADFSWEQTVSFFSSLPFYFWLLLPMFSLSSWMVESTKWQVLVKEIERISFSRSLYQNFTSQAASFLTPLRAGEFALKASYFEKQHRKNILKAVAFGNASQMIITTIFGLLGWWYLSGEPFWMLICGSMILLIAAVLAPFFLKRLILNFPVFRTLLFSAGRYILFSSSWVLLLSFSSIASSMLVLAMITTMYLAVSIIPSIQIFDLAIKWSVASFFTTSLDIPMETMTAIVAVIWLNNTVLPVVLGSLLIPFPRLQKMVVS
- the ruvC gene encoding crossover junction endodeoxyribonuclease RuvC, with the protein product MAKERIILGIDPGTAIMGFGIIKVTGKTMSFIQMNELDLRKVTDPYIKLRKIFERTLELIDTHHPDEIALEAPFFGKNVQSMLKLGRAQGVAMAAGLSRDIPVTEYAPRRIKQSITGKGTASKEQVAMMLKSTLNLKELPKNLDMTDGLAAAVCHFYSSGRVEVGKSYSGWAAFVKQNEKRVKK
- a CDS encoding TIGR04282 family arsenosugar biosynthesis glycosyltransferase, with amino-acid sequence MTNCLIIFTRNPELGKGKRRLAATLGDEKALEIYKFLLEHTRAITKNIYGVKQVWYSERVHQDDDWDNLAYEKYQQKGEDLGARMRFAFEQALEKHESVIIIGSDMYDLSALEIDDAFKKLNENDAIIGPATDGGYYLLGFKNKIPQGIFENKEWGTSTVLEETLKDLRGLDYVTLEERNDVDTEEDIKDHPDFQILLN
- a CDS encoding purine-nucleoside phosphorylase yields the protein MLSRKLLNNSIDYLKQQGFENPEVGIVLGTGLGQLVDQIENQKVAHYNNIPSFPLATVEFHTGKLIYGDLGGKKVVVMQGRFHLYEGYDFMDITYPIRVMHGLGINNLLVSNAAGAVNLEMKKGELMLLDDHINLQGGSPLALKNIGEFGDRFTDMSAPYDATMNATLKKLAKENDIKLHEGVYASVVGPQLETRAEYRMLKILGADAVGMSTVPEIIVANHLKLPVIAVSVLTDECDPDNLQPISVPEIIEIAGKAEPKLVQLFKKLIETL
- a CDS encoding DUF547 domain-containing protein; this translates as MKFESGNDSAFAKANYTMKKIAYLLAVLLIAASCVSSGGLHYDSLQNGEKIETSRAQLDHSNYDALLKKYVNEAGFVDYKGLATEQAKLKSYLTYLSTNPPRKDWETGEQFAYYINLYNASTLDLIIDNDMPGSIQDIKGPFGQVWIKKFINVNGDEYSLADIEKSVLQKMGDPRIHFAINCASYSCPKLLRTAYTGKNVDELMERAATEFVNSDKNDLSESSNPKLSSIFKFYTSDFTSNGMTLVEYVNQYANNKIDAGANVTYKDYDWSLNKQ
- a CDS encoding TIGR04283 family arsenosugar biosynthesis glycosyltransferase; amino-acid sequence: MMSIIIPVLNEQHGIFNLLELLNDRANDPNALEFIVVDGGSIDNTIKEVNRFSKKFPELDVKAVESEKGRGVQLHNGALAASHDLFYFLHADSHPPKGFDSHIYKAVASGEPAGCFRMRFRSWHWWLIIIGWFSRFSWKASRGGDQSQYITRELYHLIGGYDTTVPIYEDYLLINKLYEIDTYHVIQKWLTTSARRYEEVGVYKLQWFYITIYWKKRHGASIDEIYEYYLKWCGVPQESVERVTK
- a CDS encoding HD domain-containing protein, which codes for MQPIISTTITFVKQQLKNAEGGHDWFHIERVWKNSKLIASKEEGADLLVVELGALLHDIADSKFHDGDETVGPRVAREFLASENVDSDIINHVVKIIENISFKGGNVNQKFKSLELDIVQDADRLDALGAIGIARTFNYGGFKNRPIYDPAIQPDLNMDVDTYKKSNSPTINHFYEKLLLLKDRMNTETGKQLAQERHEFMERFLVQFYAEWTGEK
- a CDS encoding M1 family metallopeptidase — encoded protein: MKTFYILIICIFFAASGLNAQVLSNKNNFTHQDTLRGSITPERAWWDITYYDLEVKVEPDEKFISGSNIIHYQVLEPYQTLQVDLQEPMTILKAVQNGKELDVEHDGNAHFVQLVDEQIKDSINSVEIFYEGTPREARNAPWDGGFSWKKDKNGNHFIATSNQGLGASVWWPNKDHMYQEVDSMRIAVNVPNKLMNVSNGRLKGIVPLLDGTTTYVWQVENPINNYGVNINIGDYVNFSEVYKGEKGDLDMDYYVLSYNLEKAKKQFKDAPRMMEAFEHWFGPYPFYEDSFKLVEVPYLGMEHQSSVTYGNNFENGYLGRDLSGTGWGMKFDFIIIHEAGHEWFANNITNKDIADMWIHESFTAYSENLFLDYYYGKEASAEYVIGTRNSIANRAPIIGTYNVNSEGSGDMYYKGANMLHTIRQLVNDDEKWRQILRGLNKEFYHQTVTTDQIENFLSQESGMDLSKIFDQYLRDVRIPILEVKATDTGIAYRWNNVVDGFDMPVEIEVDGENQRINPTTNFQALDLYGKDADIAVDIDYYVKMEAVKK
- a CDS encoding glycoside hydrolase family 113, with protein sequence MKNLISLCLLGILLTSCNAQPEKQEVAEVPDLIKGVSFVAMRGEMTDEVVQPIKNYNANFVAVHPYGFMRDLENPAINHNSDRQWYGERIDGTIQSIETFHRNGLKVMLKPQIWIGRGNYTGTIQLRSDTEWKILEDTYEPFILDFAKVAQETNTEIFCIGTELESFVAARPEYWSNLITKIRSIYKGKLTYAGNWDSYKNEPFWDQLDYIGVDAYFPISDQKTPDVETAMAGWKKWMDELSTLSRKHNKKILFAEYGYVSADYAGKEPWLTADETRESNEEAQMHLLQAQYDLVWKQDWFAGGFLWKHHSETGRRGFVKRFTPQEKLAQQTVSDAYKSL